The DNA sequence TAACATAACTTACTTGTTTTCCAAATAGTCCTCTTTTTATTGGAAAATACATTTTCAAATTTTTTATTTCGATTAAAGTTTTATTTTGTTCCATTATACGTGCCTCCTTCCAACCGGTGCTTCAACCTTTGGAGCGTCCTTGTGATTTAACCAGCAAGCCGCTCTATGATTATCGCCTACTTCAAATAATGGAGGCATATGCGTCATACAAACCTTCATAGCATATTCACATCTTGGAGCAAATGGACATCCTGCAGGTGGTTTTAAAAGATCTGGTGGCTGTCCATCGATTGGTTTTAGCCTTTCCTTTGCCTTTGGATTAGGTATACTTCTTAAAAGCCCCCATGTATATGGATGTCTTGGATTGTAGAAGATTTCACTGGTTTTTCCTGTTTCTACGACTAATCCGCCATACATTACGTTAATTCTGTTACATACATCGGCAACAACACCCAGGTCATGGGTTATTAGAATAATAGAAGTATTAATTTTATCCTTCAAATCCTTCATAAGTTCAAGAATCTGAGCCTGTATTGTAACGTCAAGTGCTGTCGTTGGCTCATCTGCTATAAGAAGCTTTGGCTCAGTTATAAGTGCCATAGCTATCATAACTCTTTGTCTCATACCACCT is a window from the Caloramator mitchellensis genome containing:
- a CDS encoding ABC transporter ATP-binding protein, coding for MEKLLDIKNLKTSFFTHVGEVKAVRGVSFHLDKGEALGIVGESGSGKSITMMSVMRLLADNGKIIDGEIMFDGRDLAKVSEQDMQKIRGNEIGMIFQDPMTSLNPVLTIGDQLTEHLLKHKNISKQDAMKKAVEMLKLVGIPSPEKRISQYPHEFSGGMRQRVMIAMALITEPKLLIADEPTTALDVTIQAQILELMKDLKDKINTSIILITHDLGVVADVCNRINVMYGGLVVETGKTSEIFYNPRHPYTWGLLRSIPNPKAKERLKPIDGQPPDLLKPPAGCPFAPRCEYAMKVCMTHMPPLFEVGDNHRAACWLNHKDAPKVEAPVGRRHV